Proteins encoded together in one Catellatospora citrea window:
- a CDS encoding ThuA domain-containing protein: MRRRFLSLLTGLALAVGSAALALPATAQAAPLTKVLVFSKTAGFRHSSIPNGIAAIQALGTANGFTVTATEDAAQFTTANLAQYQAVIWLSTTGDVLNATQEAAFQSYIASGGGYVGVHAAADTEYDWAWYGGLVGAYFSSHPATQQATIRVEDRSNISTSHLPPTWTRTDEWYNYRANPRANVKVLASLVESSYTGGTMGDHPITWCSNYGGGRSWYTGLGHTEETYADANFRTMLLGGIQIAAGSKPADCRPETGYTAIFDGTQNSLNQWRMAGPGGFTLANETLTSFGGMGLLWFPVRTYSNYSLKVDWMMPGDDNGGVFIGFPDPLNDPWGPVNAGHEIQIDATDADPSRTTGSVYSFQAPNTTARAAALNPPGQWNTYEIGLHGQRVEIWLNGVKINDYNSTRAIATGYIGVQNDGAGADINYRNIRIKTDGTQPPATDVAQGKPVTASSTEAGGNVAANAVDGNAATRWSSLYTDPQSITVDLGQSHNLTRVRLNWEAAYGRAYQLQTSPDNSTWTTVYSTTTGDGGVDDVTLTGTGRYVRMNGTQRATQWGYSLWDFNVYGTPAGTGPVLLSRNRPVTVSSVEPGSAHNGANAVDGNTGTRWGSAYADPQWISVDLGASKSISRVRISWEAAYGRAYQIQTSPDNSTWTTVYSTTTSDGGVDDVNVTGTGRYVRVNGTQRALTQYGYSIWELDVYGS, translated from the coding sequence ATGCGCAGAAGGTTTCTGTCCCTGCTCACCGGCCTGGCCCTGGCGGTCGGGTCGGCGGCGCTGGCGCTGCCTGCCACGGCGCAGGCGGCGCCGCTGACCAAGGTGCTGGTCTTCTCCAAGACGGCCGGTTTCCGCCACTCGTCCATCCCCAACGGCATCGCCGCGATCCAGGCGCTGGGCACGGCCAACGGCTTCACGGTCACCGCGACCGAGGACGCCGCCCAGTTCACCACGGCGAACCTCGCCCAGTACCAGGCGGTCATCTGGCTGTCGACCACCGGTGACGTGCTCAACGCGACGCAGGAGGCCGCGTTCCAGAGCTACATCGCGTCCGGCGGCGGCTACGTCGGCGTGCACGCCGCGGCCGACACCGAGTACGACTGGGCCTGGTACGGCGGCCTGGTCGGGGCGTACTTCTCCTCGCACCCGGCGACCCAGCAGGCCACCATCCGGGTCGAGGACCGGTCCAACATCTCCACCTCGCACCTGCCGCCGACCTGGACCCGCACCGACGAGTGGTACAACTACCGCGCCAACCCGCGGGCCAACGTCAAGGTGCTGGCCAGCCTGGTCGAGTCGTCGTACACCGGCGGCACCATGGGCGACCACCCGATCACCTGGTGCTCCAACTACGGCGGCGGGCGCTCCTGGTACACCGGCCTCGGCCACACCGAGGAGACGTACGCCGACGCGAACTTCCGCACCATGCTGCTCGGCGGCATCCAGATCGCGGCCGGGTCCAAGCCCGCCGACTGCCGCCCGGAGACCGGCTACACCGCCATCTTCGACGGCACCCAGAACAGCCTCAACCAGTGGCGGATGGCCGGACCCGGCGGGTTCACCCTGGCCAACGAGACGCTGACCTCGTTCGGCGGCATGGGCCTGCTCTGGTTCCCGGTGCGCACCTACAGCAACTACTCGCTCAAGGTCGACTGGATGATGCCGGGCGACGACAACGGCGGCGTGTTCATCGGCTTCCCGGACCCGCTCAACGACCCGTGGGGTCCGGTCAACGCCGGTCACGAGATCCAGATCGACGCCACCGACGCCGATCCGAGCCGCACCACCGGCAGCGTGTACAGCTTCCAGGCGCCCAACACCACCGCCCGCGCGGCGGCGCTCAACCCGCCTGGCCAGTGGAACACCTACGAGATCGGGCTGCACGGCCAGCGGGTCGAGATCTGGCTCAACGGCGTGAAGATCAACGACTACAACAGCACCCGGGCCATCGCCACCGGCTACATCGGCGTGCAGAACGACGGCGCCGGCGCGGACATCAACTACCGCAACATCCGCATCAAGACCGACGGCACCCAGCCGCCGGCCACCGACGTCGCCCAGGGCAAGCCCGTCACCGCCTCCAGCACCGAGGCCGGCGGCAACGTCGCGGCCAACGCCGTGGACGGCAACGCCGCCACCCGCTGGAGCAGCCTGTACACCGATCCGCAGTCGATCACCGTGGACCTCGGCCAGTCGCACAACCTCACCCGGGTCCGGCTGAACTGGGAGGCCGCCTACGGCCGGGCGTACCAGCTCCAGACCTCGCCCGACAACAGCACCTGGACCACGGTCTACTCCACCACCACCGGCGACGGCGGCGTGGACGACGTGACCCTGACCGGCACCGGCCGCTACGTGCGCATGAACGGCACGCAGCGGGCCACCCAGTGGGGCTACTCGCTGTGGGACTTCAACGTCTACGGCACCCCCGCCGGCACCGGGCCGGTCCTGCTGTCGCGCAACCGCCCGGTGACGGTGTCCAGCGTGGAGCCCGGCAGCGCGCACAACGGCGCGAACGCCGTCGACGGCAACACCGGCACCCGCTGGGGCAGCGCCTACGCCGACCCGCAGTGGATCTCGGTCGACCTCGGCGCGTCGAAGTCGATCAGCCGGGTCCGGATCAGCTGGGAGGCCGCCTACGGCCGGGCGTACCAGATCCAGACCTCGCCCGACAACAGCACCTGGACCACCGTCTACTCCACCACCACGAGCGACGGCGGCGTCGACGACGTCAACGTGACCGGCACCGGCCGCTACGTGCGCGTCAACGGCACCCAGCGCGCCCTCACCCAGTACGGCTACTCGATCTGGGAGCTGGACGTCTACGGCAGTTGA
- a CDS encoding discoidin domain-containing protein gives MPRSTRPRLAAGLALMMLASVAATAVTVVADPAPAAAAPPPTSSFEKVKLDGGLSMGEPIELSVLPDGKVLYINRGTSSGGGQVRLYNPATSSTTVALTLQLDARFEDGLIGITLHPQFATNRWVYLFYSPVATPLVNRISRFTFNTSTNVLDAASETKLIEWPTERRLCCHSAGSMTWDSNNNLYFAVGDNTNSGGDSAGMAPIDERTSRDAQYDAQRTSGNTNDLRGKINRIHPENNGTYTIPTGNLFPVGTANTRPEIYTMGNRNPYRIWVDKQANNTLYWGEVGPDAGATIANRGPAAYDEYNRATGPGNYGWPYCGGPNVAYNDWDFAANAPRGWFPCGGSTGPVNNSPRNTGLQQLPPTKGALVWEQHGGSREWPALDNPGGCGSPNHAEVYHYNPNLNSTVKWPAYYDNKLIITEYCRNWIKEVQFDNGNPVTGNPTIIEPVVSGMQLVHPIDMEFGPDGSLYLLEYGNGYFSGDAAAGLYKINYVAGGRSPTAVATANRDNGLAPLAVTFSSAGSSDPDGDPLTYAWDFDSNGTTDSTAANPSYTYTTVGDKRARLTVNDGTGRSGSVQIPIVVGNNRPVTTVGSIPNGGIYGWGDNVTATAASTDAQDGTIACGNVVVRVALGHQEHAHEEGQGTGCGFTFNTGPIHAGLDAVQFFVVRGSYTDSGAAGTVPLTGEQQLTLWPKQWQAEHYVTLNGPKVVDQAAAEGGKRLGDIQNGESVRHHGVSLKGITSVKARVSSAGTGGVLSFRYDSTTGPEVARIIVPGTGGWDNYTEVTAPVTRPDDGTHDLYLVFTGTGTGALYDVDSYTFVGGGVGSTPPGGGQDLAQGRPVTASSTEAGANVAGNAVDGNAATRWSSLYADPQWITVDLGASYNVNRVRINWEAAFGRAYRVEVSPDNSAWTSIFSTTTGDGGADDLNVTGTGRYVRVYGTQRGLTQYGYSLWDLNVYGSPVSGATLLSRNRPVTASSTEAGANVPANVVDGSTTTRWSSLYADPQWITVDLGQTRNVSRVVLNWETAYATAYQVQVSNDNSSWTTVSSTTTGNGGVDDLAVSGSGRYVRINGTARATQWGYSLWEFDVYGS, from the coding sequence ATGCCTCGAAGTACCCGCCCGCGCCTCGCCGCGGGCCTGGCCCTGATGATGCTCGCGAGCGTGGCGGCGACTGCCGTCACCGTCGTCGCCGATCCCGCCCCGGCGGCCGCCGCGCCGCCGCCGACGTCCAGCTTCGAGAAGGTGAAGCTGGACGGCGGGCTGTCCATGGGCGAGCCGATCGAGCTGTCCGTGCTGCCCGACGGCAAGGTCCTCTACATCAACCGGGGCACCAGTTCCGGCGGCGGGCAGGTCCGGCTCTACAACCCGGCCACCAGCTCCACCACCGTGGCGCTGACGCTGCAGCTCGACGCCCGGTTCGAGGACGGCCTGATCGGCATCACGCTGCACCCGCAGTTCGCCACGAACCGGTGGGTGTACCTGTTCTACTCGCCGGTGGCCACGCCGCTGGTCAACCGGATCTCCCGGTTCACCTTCAACACGTCCACCAACGTGCTGGACGCGGCCAGCGAGACCAAGCTCATCGAGTGGCCCACCGAACGGCGGCTGTGCTGCCACTCCGCGGGCTCGATGACCTGGGACAGCAACAACAACCTCTACTTCGCGGTGGGCGACAACACCAACTCCGGCGGCGACTCCGCGGGCATGGCCCCCATCGACGAGCGCACCTCGCGCGACGCGCAGTACGACGCGCAGCGCACCTCGGGCAACACCAACGACCTGCGCGGGAAGATCAACCGTATCCACCCGGAGAACAACGGGACCTACACCATCCCGACGGGCAATCTGTTCCCGGTGGGCACGGCCAACACCCGGCCCGAGATCTACACCATGGGCAACCGCAACCCGTACCGCATCTGGGTCGACAAGCAGGCGAACAACACCCTGTACTGGGGCGAGGTCGGACCGGACGCCGGGGCGACCATCGCCAACCGGGGCCCGGCCGCCTACGACGAGTACAACCGCGCCACCGGTCCCGGCAACTACGGCTGGCCCTACTGCGGCGGCCCGAACGTCGCGTACAACGACTGGGATTTCGCGGCAAACGCGCCGCGCGGCTGGTTCCCGTGCGGCGGCAGCACCGGCCCGGTCAACAACTCCCCCCGCAACACCGGCCTGCAGCAGCTCCCGCCGACCAAGGGCGCGCTGGTGTGGGAGCAGCACGGCGGCAGCCGCGAGTGGCCCGCGCTGGACAACCCGGGCGGCTGCGGCTCGCCCAACCACGCCGAGGTCTACCACTACAACCCGAACCTGAACTCCACGGTGAAGTGGCCGGCCTACTACGACAACAAGCTGATCATCACCGAGTACTGCCGGAACTGGATCAAGGAGGTCCAGTTCGACAACGGCAACCCGGTCACCGGCAACCCGACGATCATCGAGCCGGTGGTGTCCGGCATGCAGCTGGTGCACCCGATCGACATGGAGTTCGGCCCGGACGGGTCGCTCTACCTGCTCGAGTACGGCAACGGCTACTTCTCCGGCGACGCCGCGGCGGGCCTGTACAAAATCAACTACGTGGCCGGCGGGCGCTCGCCGACCGCGGTCGCCACGGCCAACCGCGACAACGGGCTCGCCCCGCTGGCGGTGACCTTCTCCAGCGCGGGCAGCAGCGACCCCGACGGCGACCCGCTGACCTATGCCTGGGACTTCGACAGCAACGGCACCACCGACTCGACCGCGGCCAACCCGAGCTACACCTACACCACGGTCGGCGACAAGCGGGCCCGGCTTACGGTCAACGACGGCACCGGCCGGTCCGGCAGCGTCCAGATCCCCATCGTGGTCGGCAACAACCGGCCGGTGACCACGGTCGGGTCGATCCCCAACGGCGGCATCTACGGCTGGGGTGACAACGTCACCGCGACCGCGGCGTCGACCGACGCCCAGGACGGCACCATCGCCTGCGGCAACGTCGTCGTGCGGGTGGCACTCGGGCACCAGGAGCACGCGCACGAGGAGGGCCAGGGCACCGGCTGCGGCTTCACCTTCAACACCGGCCCGATCCACGCCGGGCTGGACGCGGTGCAGTTCTTCGTGGTCCGGGGCAGCTACACCGACAGCGGGGCGGCGGGCACCGTGCCGCTGACCGGCGAGCAGCAGCTCACCCTGTGGCCCAAGCAGTGGCAGGCCGAGCACTACGTGACCCTCAACGGGCCCAAGGTGGTCGACCAGGCCGCGGCCGAGGGCGGCAAGCGCCTCGGCGACATCCAGAACGGCGAGAGCGTACGCCACCACGGCGTCAGCCTGAAGGGCATCACCAGCGTCAAGGCGCGGGTCTCCTCGGCCGGGACGGGCGGCGTGCTGTCGTTCCGCTACGACTCCACCACCGGCCCCGAGGTCGCCCGGATCATCGTGCCCGGCACCGGCGGCTGGGACAACTACACCGAGGTCACCGCCCCGGTCACCAGGCCTGACGACGGCACGCACGACCTGTACCTGGTGTTCACCGGCACGGGCACCGGCGCGCTGTACGACGTGGACAGCTACACGTTCGTCGGCGGCGGCGTGGGCAGCACCCCGCCGGGCGGCGGCCAGGACCTGGCGCAGGGCCGCCCGGTGACCGCGTCCAGCACCGAGGCGGGCGCGAACGTGGCCGGCAACGCGGTCGACGGCAACGCCGCCACCCGCTGGAGCAGCCTGTACGCCGACCCACAGTGGATCACCGTGGACCTGGGCGCGTCGTACAACGTCAACCGGGTCCGGATCAACTGGGAGGCCGCGTTCGGCCGGGCGTACCGGGTCGAGGTGTCGCCGGACAACAGCGCGTGGACGTCGATCTTCTCGACCACGACCGGCGACGGCGGGGCCGACGACCTCAACGTCACCGGTACGGGTCGCTACGTGCGCGTATACGGCACCCAGCGCGGCCTTACCCAATACGGCTACTCGCTGTGGGACCTGAACGTCTACGGGTCCCCGGTGAGCGGCGCGACCCTGCTGTCGCGCAACCGGCCGGTGACGGCGTCCAGCACCGAGGCCGGGGCCAACGTCCCCGCCAACGTCGTCGACGGCAGCACCACCACCCGGTGGAGCAGCCTCTACGCCGACCCGCAGTGGATCACCGTCGACCTCGGCCAGACCCGCAACGTCAGCCGGGTCGTCCTGAACTGGGAGACCGCGTACGCGACGGCCTACCAGGTGCAGGTCTCCAACGACAACAGCAGCTGGACCACGGTCTCGTCCACCACCACCGGCAACGGCGGCGTGGACGACCTGGCCGTGTCCGGCTCCGGCCGCTACGTGCGGATCAACGGCACGGCGCGGGCCACCCAGTGGGGCTACTCGCTGTGGGAGTTCGACGTCTACGGGTCCTGA
- a CDS encoding fascin domain-containing protein: protein MNLSKSLRLALAAVLAAGLGAAVPAAPALASPTDAAFNSSTGALNVNYAGYLSKHDLVYNRQNTNPLHGLTVGNGRTGAMVWSQNGITAQVSGVDLSQQSAFAAGMLNFNTSPAIDAGSSTFQQRLSLYDGTLTTKYDSNRTVTIMGSPNSEVMGIHVDDTRGGVSSATLELSLWDPNGVSNSADVPNLTTWRTVSTGSDASAAWFSRGQADPNNFGYTFAATVEGASYSASVVNGTRVRLSITPTSSYTIWFTAASRINSPNLDSVAQAKNQLASAKSTGYNTTFTNYKNWWHNFWGKSFVQYSNSAGDADYLENVYYLSTYMIAAGGFGNYPVHFINGVFRATGDQTKWSNGYWYWNQRDVYNSFLASNHADLFAGFNRLYSRNYAALKAYTQTRYGTDSLWVPETMGWDGNARGTINSDYVNDIYSTGTEAAYNMYLQYRYTNDTAYLQNTVYPYMKDALRFYQNRFQLINGKYQMVNSNAHETYWDVRNAITDLAAVRLLAPLTIQVSTQLGLDSGLRAGWQNLVDNLWAYQVSNNAWLPHDPPTSPTRNGENVSAELIWPYDRTGIGYADYNTALNTWNVRPNPYSNVWANDHAQAARLGLGDQAFNGMRTMLQRYQNYPNGMTNNTNGVFEYLGIHLVAMNESLLQSYNDKIRVFPAPPTASSFVGKFTLLAKDGFLVSSEREAGEIKYVGLRSQFGKNATVVNPWGTQQVQVRRTSDNAIITTSSAAEVSFATAANTVYVVERTAKPLSGYTATTLTGTANNGQKSLLNTASTLGLGTPGGGGGGGLVNDTDLTYDAGWYHTTARGYGDYNDDTHHTNTVNAAASYTFTGTGIEYLSERFSDMGNVDVYLDNVFQANVNLNVSGPRQAQAVVWSKTGLTNGQHTIRIVNKSTSVGMVDALRVTTGGTPQPTGYVALKAQANGQYVTAANATTALIANSTTVGTAQQFQVSDLGNGNIALRARSNSQFVCAENAGANPLLANRASAGSWETFALVRNSDNTVSLRATVNNQYVTAENGGAAALIANRASIGPWEKFEMITL from the coding sequence ATGAACCTCAGCAAGTCGTTACGCCTGGCCCTGGCGGCGGTCCTCGCCGCGGGCCTGGGCGCGGCCGTCCCCGCCGCGCCCGCCCTGGCATCCCCGACCGATGCCGCGTTCAACTCCTCCACCGGCGCCCTCAACGTCAACTACGCCGGTTACCTGTCCAAGCACGACCTCGTCTACAACCGCCAGAACACCAACCCCCTGCACGGACTGACCGTCGGCAACGGCCGCACCGGAGCCATGGTCTGGTCGCAGAACGGGATCACCGCGCAGGTCTCCGGTGTGGACCTGTCGCAGCAGTCGGCGTTCGCGGCCGGCATGCTCAACTTCAACACCAGCCCGGCCATCGACGCCGGGTCGAGCACCTTCCAGCAGCGGCTGTCGCTCTACGACGGCACGCTGACCACGAAGTACGACAGCAACCGCACCGTCACGATCATGGGTTCGCCCAACTCCGAGGTGATGGGCATCCACGTCGACGACACCCGTGGCGGGGTGTCCAGCGCGACGCTGGAGCTGAGCCTGTGGGACCCGAACGGGGTCTCCAACAGCGCCGACGTGCCCAATCTGACCACCTGGCGCACGGTGTCCACCGGCAGCGACGCCTCCGCGGCGTGGTTCAGCCGCGGCCAGGCCGACCCGAACAACTTCGGCTACACCTTCGCCGCCACCGTCGAGGGCGCGTCCTACAGCGCCTCGGTGGTCAACGGCACCCGGGTGCGGCTGAGCATCACGCCCACGTCGAGCTACACCATCTGGTTCACCGCGGCCAGCCGGATCAACTCGCCGAACCTCGACTCCGTCGCGCAGGCGAAGAACCAGCTCGCCTCGGCCAAGTCGACCGGGTACAACACCACGTTCACCAACTACAAGAACTGGTGGCACAACTTCTGGGGCAAGTCGTTCGTGCAGTACTCGAACTCCGCCGGCGACGCCGACTACCTGGAGAACGTGTACTACCTGTCCACGTACATGATCGCGGCGGGCGGGTTCGGCAACTACCCGGTGCACTTCATCAACGGCGTGTTCCGGGCCACCGGTGACCAGACCAAGTGGAGCAACGGCTACTGGTACTGGAACCAGCGCGACGTCTACAACTCGTTCCTGGCCAGCAACCATGCCGACCTGTTCGCCGGGTTCAACCGGCTCTACAGCCGCAACTACGCCGCGCTGAAGGCGTACACGCAGACCAGGTACGGCACGGACTCGCTGTGGGTGCCCGAGACGATGGGCTGGGACGGCAACGCCCGGGGCACCATCAACAGCGACTACGTCAACGACATCTACTCCACCGGCACCGAGGCCGCGTACAACATGTACCTGCAGTACCGGTACACCAACGACACCGCGTACCTGCAGAACACCGTGTACCCGTACATGAAGGATGCGCTGCGGTTCTACCAGAACCGGTTCCAGCTGATCAACGGCAAGTACCAGATGGTCAACAGCAACGCCCACGAGACCTACTGGGACGTGCGCAACGCGATCACCGACCTGGCCGCGGTCCGGCTGCTCGCCCCGCTGACCATCCAGGTCAGCACGCAGCTCGGCCTCGACAGCGGGCTGCGCGCGGGCTGGCAGAACCTGGTCGACAACCTGTGGGCGTACCAGGTGAGCAACAACGCCTGGCTGCCGCACGACCCGCCCACGTCGCCGACGCGCAACGGTGAGAACGTCTCTGCCGAGCTGATCTGGCCGTACGACCGCACCGGCATCGGCTACGCCGACTACAACACGGCGCTGAACACGTGGAACGTGCGGCCCAACCCGTACAGCAACGTGTGGGCCAACGACCACGCGCAGGCGGCCCGGCTCGGCCTGGGCGACCAGGCGTTCAACGGTATGCGGACCATGCTGCAGCGCTACCAGAACTACCCCAACGGCATGACCAACAACACCAACGGGGTGTTCGAGTACCTCGGCATCCACCTGGTCGCCATGAACGAGTCGCTGCTGCAGAGCTACAACGACAAGATCAGGGTGTTCCCCGCGCCGCCCACCGCCTCCTCCTTCGTCGGCAAGTTCACCCTGCTGGCCAAGGACGGCTTCCTGGTCAGCTCGGAGCGCGAGGCCGGTGAGATCAAGTACGTCGGGCTGCGCAGCCAGTTCGGCAAGAACGCCACCGTGGTCAACCCTTGGGGCACCCAGCAGGTCCAGGTGCGCCGCACCTCCGACAACGCGATCATCACCACGTCGTCGGCGGCCGAGGTCAGCTTCGCCACCGCCGCGAACACCGTGTACGTGGTCGAGCGCACCGCCAAGCCGCTGAGTGGCTACACCGCGACCACGCTGACCGGCACCGCCAACAACGGCCAGAAGTCGCTGCTCAACACGGCGTCGACGCTGGGCCTGGGCACTCCCGGCGGAGGCGGTGGCGGCGGGCTCGTCAACGACACCGACCTGACCTACGACGCCGGCTGGTACCACACCACCGCCCGGGGCTACGGCGACTACAACGACGACACCCACCACACCAACACCGTCAACGCCGCGGCCAGCTACACCTTCACCGGCACCGGCATCGAGTACCTGTCCGAGCGGTTCAGCGACATGGGCAACGTCGACGTGTACCTGGACAACGTGTTCCAGGCCAACGTCAACCTCAACGTGTCGGGGCCACGGCAGGCGCAGGCGGTCGTCTGGTCCAAGACCGGTCTGACCAACGGACAGCACACCATCCGGATCGTCAACAAGTCCACGTCCGTGGGCATGGTCGACGCCCTGCGTGTCACCACCGGCGGCACACCCCAACCCACCGGCTACGTCGCCCTCAAGGCGCAGGCCAACGGGCAGTACGTCACCGCGGCCAACGCCACCACGGCACTGATCGCCAACTCGACCACGGTCGGCACGGCGCAGCAGTTCCAGGTGAGCGACCTCGGCAACGGCAACATCGCGCTGCGCGCGCGGTCGAACAGCCAGTTCGTCTGCGCGGAGAACGCCGGCGCGAACCCGCTGCTGGCCAACCGCGCCTCGGCGGGCTCCTGGGAGACCTTCGCCCTGGTCCGCAACTCCGACAACACGGTGAGCCTGCGGGCCACCGTCAACAACCAGTACGTGACGGCCGAGAACGGCGGAGCGGCCGCGCTCATCGCCAACCGCGCGTCCATCGGCCCCTGGGAGAAGTTCGAAATGATCACACTCTGA